The nucleotide window ATGAAGCTGAGAGAAAAAGTTTGTTTTAATgcaaattttctgcaattctacacattttgctgactgtctagcttttattttggtgataacagaatatatatactgtaggtctatttaTCTTTTAGACCTGatttatatctggttttagtcatttaagttcACACTGAAAGTGTTTTTCCATCCAGATTTTAATATATTAATTTAAAAAACTGTTTGGATTTAGGCCTCCCGAAAAAACCCTTAGGGAGCCCGCTCAAGGATTTCAATGGCAGACAAATCCCTGTATGTAAAACGTCAGTTCTAACTAACTGAAGACCCCATTTACAGATATCTCTCCTGAGCTACGAGGATGGTGTTCTGGACCCCAGTTCCATCATCCCCCTCATTGACGGTGGGACGGAGGGTTTCAAAGGCAATGCTCGGGTCATTCTGCCTGGCATGACCGCATGCATCGACTGCACCCTGGAACTCTACCCACCACAGGTGCTCCAAGCTCTCTCAGACCTGCCATTTTTTTTGTGTACTACTTCAGTAGCCCACTTCTATGTTAAGTTGGACAGTGATTTGTGTTCTGCAGCCATTTTGTGTTATCAGTGAcaacttgtgtgtgtgttaaattgtATGTGTGTTGTATAGCATAATTTGATGTATTCTTTTGGTCCATAGATTCATTTCCCCATGTGCACCATTGCGTCTATGCCGCGGTTGCCAGAGCACTGCGTTGAATATGTCAGAATGCTACAGTGGCCCAAAGACAAGCCTTTTGGAGGTACAACCATGAATAACACTACTCTATTAATTGTCACATCACCTCTTGATTGTATCGCCTGTCATAATACCTCCATAACACTATCATAAAGGTTGACATAGTCATAATACATCCACAGCTGTTATAATAGGTAGTAATAATATCTTTTTTCTTTTTGCCCCTTTTTtcgccccaatttcgtggtatccaattggtagttacagtcttgtctcatcgctgcaactcccgtacggactcgggagaggcgaaggctgAGAGCCGTGCCTCCTCCGAAACACAGCCCAGCCTCTTGACACAATGTAcaattaacccggaagccagccgcaccaatgtgttggaggaaacaccatacacctggcgactgtgtcagcgtgcactgcgcctgacccgccacaggagtcgctactgcacgatgggacaaggacatccctgccggccaaacactcccctaacccggacgatgctgggccaattgtgcgccgccccatgggtctcccggtcacggccggctgcgacggTCATGGCCGGCTGGACTCGTACCCAGAATctgtagtggcacagctagcactggcACAGCTAGCCTTAGACCACCGCGCCACTCGGGTTTGCAATACAGCATTGTTTTTTGGCTGTTTCTGACCTTGCTGATTGCTCTAAGAAAGAGCAGAAACAGCCAGgaaacctttaaaaaaatatataaaaaaataagggagtagatcagctttaatatggCAGGTATTTTGTTGCTTCTACCAACGTAATtatctgcataatttccaatcccacatatatactgaacaaaaatataaaagcaacatgtaaagtgttggtttcatgagctgaaataaaatatcccagaaatgttccatatgcacaaaaagcttatttctctcaaattttgtgcacaaatttgtttacatccctgttagtgagcatttctcctttgccaagataatatctcaagaagctgattaaacagcatgatcattacacaggtgtaccttgtgctggggacaataaaagtccccaatgcaaattaattacttaaaaatcatacaatgtgattttctggatttttgttttagattccttctctcacagttgaagtgtacctatgataaaaattacagacctctacatgctttgtaagtaggaaaacctgcaaaatcgtcagtgtatcaaatacttgttctccccactgtacgtacatacatacatacataggtgtgtgtacatacatacatgcatacatacccgtaaaacatcagtctcaacggcaacagtgaagaggcgactccgcgattctggccttctaggcagagttgcaaaaaaaagattaagatgggcaaaagaacacagacactggacagaggaactctgcctagaaggccagcatcccggagtcttctcttcactgttgacgctgAGACTGGTGTTctgagggtactatttaatgaagctgccagttgaggacttgtgaggcgtctgtttctcaaactagacactctaatgtactgtcctcttgctcagttgtgcactagggcctcccactactctttctattctggttagagccagtttgtactgttctgtgaagggagaacAAGTATAGACtgaagagtttcagaagaaagttatttgtttctgtccatgtttctgtccattttgagcctgtaatcaaactcacaaatgctgatgctccagatactcaactagtctaaagaatgccagtttttttttattcctttaatcaggacaacagttttcagctgtgctaacatggttgcaaaagggttttctaatgatcaattagcctttttaaaatgatggttggaacttggattagctaacaacgtgccactggaacacaggagtgatggttgctgataatgggcctctgtacgcctatgtagatattccattaaaaaacagccgtttccagctacaatagtcatttacaacattaacaatgtctacactgtatttctgatcaatttgatgttatttaaatggacaatttttttgttgcttttctttcaaaaacaaggacatttctaagtgaccccaaacttttgtgtgtgtgtgtatatatctataaCCCTACCTCATTGGAGTAaactaaataaatatatttttgttctttGTTATTTTCCCGTAAACCTACCACCCTCCCCTAATTAGAGTAaattaatggacaacaatacaGCTTATACATGCTATGTACATTTGCTGGacagtatgttttacattagttatctttttgtttgtttttagtcccagccttcagctacTCTCAACCTCACCCACCCCTCCCCAAACTGTGGTATTGCACAATGTGCCTTTTGGTGGTCATAATTCCTTAATAACACTATCATAAAGATCAACATAATACCCATTTATAACAGATAATGGCAGCTAATGACAGTCCGGCTCTTGTCTGTCCCTCAGATGGTGTTGGTTTGGATGGGGATAACCCTGAGCACATCCAGTGGGTGTTCCAGAGGGCCCAGGAGAGAGCTGTTGACTACAGCATCACAGGAGTCACATACAGACTCACACAAGGTGAGGAGAACCATACTGTAACACTCTGTCCTGGAGATGGTAAAACTCATGTTTTACCAGCTTTCAgccatacatactgtatagtaCACACAATTTGCTGTCAATTCCATTTTCAATTagaatttaaaaatgtttttttattgaaGTTGTATTGACACCAACTCCCCCGCTTACAAGTATTGGTTGCTGAAATCTGTGAACAGTGGAGTTAAAGATTTCTTTTGACATGGCTTTGCCTCAGGTGTCGTGAAAAGGATCATCCCTGCTGTGGCGTCAACTAATGCTGTAATAGCTGGTAGGAAACCCTTAATGACTGTCATTGGGTTTTATCTTGAAGAATCCTAAAGTAAAGTGTAACATATTCACCTTTTTGTGTTGCTTTGTAGCTGCCTGCTCCACTGAAGTTtttaaaatagcttcaaggttaGTACTATGACTCATCCCTTTTTCACATGATGGACTCACTGGAGAGTAGGTCAATTCCATACTAGGTATCATTCATATTACCTTTCTCTGACTTTGCAGCACTTCTATTCCACTGAATAATTATCTGGTATTTAATATTGTGGACGGACTGTACACCTACACCTTTGAGGCAGAGCGAAAGGTTAGTAATGTTTTCGATGTACCCAGATGAGTGTCCTTAATGGATATATATTTGCCCATTTTTTATTTAGGAGATCTGTATTAATGTTACTGACGATGCTATTGACACACAAGGCTATAAGGGTATGGCGTGCTTTCAGGCTACTTGTGCCTTCATGCTCTTGTTTGGTCCGACAGGAGAACTGCTCAGCTTGTAGCCAGGTGCCCCAGGATCTACAGTTCCCACCCTCTGCCAAGCTACAGGAGGTCCTGGAGTACTTGACAGAGAATTCCTCCCTGTGAGTACATCTCCTAGTAACCAGATCGACTGATATTGATGTCTGCCATGTCTTCACACAGAAGAGGCTGTGTTTTATGGTTACTGAAGTGTAAGTTATTGTTTTCCAGACAAATGAAATCCCCAGCCATCACAGCAACCCTGGACGGGAAAAATAAGACACTGTATTTACAGACTATAGCTTCAATTGAAGAAAGAACTAGACCAAACCTTTGCAAAACCTTGAAAGGTAAGATGCGTGCATTGCATGTGTGTGGTAGATCATATAAAGCTATGTGTTTATTTCAGCCATCTTGTAAATGTAATATTGTGTTGTTGCAGAACTGGGATTGTCTGATGGACAGGAACTAGCAGTGGCGGATGTCACCACACCTCAGACTGTCCTCTTCAAGTTGAAACTCACCTCTTAAAGGGCTAGTACAGTCATAAATGTGATTTTCTtatgttttatctatatttccacactatgaggttggaataattctgtgaaattgtgaaaattatgataatacccttttagtgtaagCGTTGTTTGAAAAGAACGCCTGAAATTTCTGGTAATTTTGCATGGGtgtagttttggcctgcctggcgaCATTACCGGGCggtgttaatagaccaataacagagttccaaacctctgccaataacatctagttttcaggttacataTCCCTCCCATTAAGCTTCTCCAATTAGGTGCCTCACACAGactactcccagacagtcctaacgaaattattgcttgagaaattgctttttgctaagaagctatttttgtttcttttttaccattgttttcaattaaaatcacagtaaggtacttaattgttacccagaaataatttgatattgagataataacgactgcattggacctttttttAAATGCAGAATCTGTCGACATTTGACAACCTTTGGGGAGAAAGTAGCAAGTGATACAGCGTGGCATGGTTTTAATATATTTTAGTCTGATAATGTATATACGATAATTTTCTCTGTCGTATTGGCCCATTATGGGAGGTAGCTGATGGCCATCAACTTTCTATATCACTATATGTGGAATCAGTCTGTGAAAATGTTTCTTAATGTTTTACTCCTAAATGTTTGCTCCAAATGGCTGTCTTCTTTCCCTCACTCAAAAGAGCAGTAGTTTTATATagggtaccagtcaaaagtttggacacacctactcattccagggtttttgtttatttaaattattttctacattgtagaataacagtgaagacatcaaaactatgaaataacacatggaatcatgtagtaaccaaaaaagtgttaaacacatcaaaatatattttaagttcttcaaagtagccaccctttgccttgatgacagctttgcaaccagcttcacatggaatgcttttccaacagtcttgaaggagttcccacatatgctgagcacttcttggctgcttttccttcacgctgcggtccaactcatcccaaaccatctgttGGGTTGTGgttgagtgattgtggaggctatgtcatctgatgcagcactccatcactctccttcttggtcaaatagcccttacacagcttggatgtgtgtgttttggtcattgtcctgttgaaaaacaaatgatagtcccactaagcgcaaaccagatgggatggtgtttcGCTGTAGAATACTTTGGTAGCCTTGCTGGTtaagtttcttggcccaagtaagtctcttcttattattggtgtcctttagtagtggtttctttgcagcaatttgaccatgaaggctggattcacacagtctcctatgaacagttgatgttgagatgtgtctgaactctgaagcatttatttgggcttcaatttctgaggctggtaactctattgaacttatcctctgcagcagaggtaactctgggtcttccattcctgtggcagtcctcatgagagccagtttcatctgcacttgaagaaactttcaaagttcttgaaatcttTCAGATCACTGACctacatgtcttaaagtaatgatggactgtcgtttctctttgcttatttgagctgttcttgccataatatggacttggtcttttaccaaatagggctgtcttctgtataccacccctaccttgtcacaacacaactgattggctcaaacacataaagaaggaaagaaataacacaaattaacttttaacaaggcacacctgttaattgaaatgcattccagatgtctacctcatgaagctggttgagagaatgccaagagtgtgcaaagctgtcatcaaggcaaagggtggctactttgaagaatctgaaatatattttgatttgtttaccacttttggttaccacatgattcgtaatgttatttcatagttttgatgtcttcactattattctacaatgtagaaaatataaatgagtaggtgtgtctaaacattTAGCTGGTACTGTTTGTAATTATGACAAACTGTGCTGCAATAAAGTGTTTTGATAATGAAAGTTGTCTCAAAGAGGGTTTCCTTAGTCTGCACTAGATCGACGCTATACACCTAACACACCACTGACATAGCATGATTTGATTAGAGGTGGTTTCACCAACCCAAATTAATTGAACTTTTTAGGATATTGatcattagatttttttttgtatatGGTTAAGTAGTTCCTGGACTACATAGACTAGCCCAGATTTCAATTAAATAAATTGTAAATGGGGCATTTTGTAGTCGACTTAAAGAAATTACGAGTTGACACCTATTTTACTAAGCACAATAGGAGGACTAGTACCATGGTCTGCACATGAGGTTAGCGGCTGTAAAATACTTATGTGGTGCGTTCAGGTTTGCTACATTGTGGAGCAAAAACGTTATTGAACAGACTTTGAGGTATGTTTGCTCTAGTGGAGGCTCcttagaggaggaaggggaggaccatcctcttcaccaaatttcataaaaatattggaacattaaagttatcctttttagataaaacttcTACACGTATTcacacgtcaccaaataatttattaaaacccTGTTTtgcaaaggtctacagtagcctcaacagcactctgtagggtagcacatAGTGTAGCCGGAGGGTACCTCTGCGCAGTACTTTGTTCAACTTATCTAATCAGTTATTGTTTTCTTGCTCAAACCGCGAGCCTCACATGTCAAACTCagacatttctctcaaaacacagggatgtcaATTCGCACAGGACTAGTATTATCAGAGgatcttggagtttgccaaaaaactAGGTTATTCTGGCTGGAATTGTTATACTCCTGCCATGTAAAAATTACTGACATGGCAGATTCGGACAGGAGTAAAATTACAGATGTGCTGTTTTGTGCTCATGCACATAATTACATTACCCAACATCCCCCAGTAAAACTAATCCTGTCCAAATAGGGCTATAGActatacacagtaattatgacaaattCCAGAGGACCTcgtccaacctatcagagctcttccAGCATGAACTgtcatgttgtccacccaatcaaaggatcagagaatgaatctagtaatGGAAGCAGAAGCTACAGCTAGCGCtgtagtgcataaaatgtggagagtagttgactcaaagagaaagacaatagtttaaattaatttcttcaaaacttAAGAAGCAAGAGATggctatattttttttttttaagaaaaaaaagttgCTTACTTAGCTtgtgaatgcagctagctagtttagccgactcaaacacccagctcaaacagagggTTGCTATGTTACTtaactggctatggctatccGACACCGGAACTCTTCCAAGTAAGCTTTTGGTACCCGCcggtaactgctaaactgcttgatAACTGTACACTGTATtccatgattgtagcgggtttactaacacgttagttcaagtagctatgttgacttgaCATTAGCTAacatggtgacaacgatgtaggctgtgtgtagcggttatgatatttAGGTTAGACtaggaaatgtttttttgtctgGTCACAGACCGCTGTTGTGTTCTGCACTTTAGTCCAGAAGCTaggggaaaaggtgagaggaggagagtgcgtagAAGCGAGAAAGAATTAtccaacaatcaatcaatcaatcaaatgtattttatatagcccttcgtacatcagctaatatctcgaagtgctgtacagaaacccagcctaaaaccccaaacagcaagcaatgcaggtatagaagcacggtggctaggaaaaactccctagaaaggccaaaacctaggaagaaacctagagaggaaccaggctatgaggggtggccagtcctcttctggctgtgccgggtggagattataacagaacatggccaaaatgttcataaatgaccagggatcatgctgtttatatgtggctgctatgatTTTAGTATCCGGTAGTAGCCTAAACTTATCACTGTTActttgagctgggtgaatggaatatgaatgacagtcatccaatatgctgtaatagaaataaggccatgctcataaaaaatataatcgtcctccctcatcttaaatgcaCTGACTGCCACTGGTTTGTTCCCAtttgatggtgtggggtggcttgaagcaatgagtgaGGTATTTAAAGGACAGTGGTCATGCTGACATCGTTCACCAACCCATCCCCGTTTTCAACTTGTCTTTCAGTACAGCACCATTTCCGTTCAATTACTGAATGCAGCCCTGGTACAGGATTCATACCACGCAGTGAGTGAGCTGATCAAATGTACCCACACACTATCACTGTGTTAAATCGGCATAAGCTCCTTAGTCCTTACGTATCTTATTGAATGAGGTTTGGTGTGGTATGGAGACAGATGGTTTTCTTGATTAAGTTATTTAATGATGAGAAAGCCTCATGGCATGCTAAACAGTCAGTATCATGCGAAAACTGGTGTGTTGTGTCCTCATGTAGTCATTTAGCTCTGGGGAAGTACATCATACCCATTCACACTTTTTGCCCCAGTAGCGACTGCATGAAGATATGATACCTGTGAGTTTCCAAATTAGTCCATCAATGATGAGAGGATAGCTCTGAAGCATGGGCTGGAATATATTTCAACAGCAGTGAGAGATATTTCTCTCTAACTCTTCTGTTTTTCTGCCTCGGACTGTATCCTGTTCAACGTTAATAGTCTGAATTGGAGTGATTTATCACGCGGTTTCGTCTGTTTTCGGATCAAATGTGAGGCGGCTACTGAACAGAAACAAACTCAAGGAAATCAATAATTATTGAGGAGGGGAATGTTTCAACCATTATTTCTAGCCTATTGCGCATTGATGTGGACATCATTTTTTGACCTAGGAACCACGGTTTTTAGGGGTTAATGCGAAATTAGCTCTGTAAAAGGCAAAGAAAGATACGAACAGAGCGAAGTGTAGGCATTTATCATGCATGAGAATGTTTTCCTCTCAATAGTGAGTGCATTCTTGGACCGATAAACTGTCTGGTTGATGGACGGCAACTTCAATAAACAATCAGGAAAGTAGCCTAGGTGCTAGCTGTCATCACAATGATATATGGCTCTATAGGTAAGTGAGTATTTATATCTAAATTGAATCCATTGTTTCATGAATGTGATTAAATTCTATCGTGATCAGAAAATGACAGACTGCTTTATCTGCAAACAAGTGTCAGTCAAATGATCTGAAGCTGCAGCAATGTTCATTAAATTCTAAACACCTAGGAAAGTATATGGTTttatacacactaccgttcaaaagtttggggtcacttagaaatgtccttgtttttgaaagaaaatctatttttttggtccattaaaataacatcaaattggtcagaaatacagtgtagacattgttaatgttgtaaatgactattgtagctggaaacggctgatttttaatgggatatctacagtcgtggccaaaagttttgagaatgacatatTAATTTTcgcaaagtctgctgcctcagtgtctttagatatttttgtcacatgttactatggaatactgaagtataattacaagcatttcataagtgtcaaaggcttttattgacaattacatgaagttgatgcaaagagtcaatatttgcagtgctgacccttctttttcaagacctctgcaatccgccctggcatgctgtcaattaacttctgggccacaccctgactgatggcagcccattcttacaTAATCAATGCATAATCAATGGAGGTtatcagtatttgtgggtttttgtttgtccacccgcatcTTGAGGATTGactacaagttctcaatgggattaaggtctggggagtttcctggccatggactcaaaatatcgatgttttgttccccgagccacatagttatcacttttgccttatgtcaaggcgctccatcatgctggaaaaggcattgtttgtcaccaaactgttcctggatggttgggagaagttgctctcggaggatgtgttggtaccattctttattcatggctgtgtacttaggcAAAATTGTAAGTGAGCCCACTccattggctgagaagcaaccccacacatgaatggtctcaggatgctttactgtttgcatgacacaggactgatggtagcgctcaccttgtcatctccggacaagctttttccggatgccccaaacaatcggaaaggggattcatcagagaaaatgactttaccccagtcctcagcagtccaatccctgtaccttttgcagaatatcagtctgtccctgatgtttttcctgtagagaagtggcttctttgctgcccttcttgacaccaggccatcctccaaaagtcttcgcctcactgtgcatgcagatgcactcacacctgcctgctgccaatcccgagcaagctctgtactggtggtgccccgatcccgcagctgaatcaactttaggagacggtcctggcgcttgctggactttcttgggcgccctgaagccttcttcacaacaattgaaccgctctccttgaagttcttgatgatccgataaatggttgatttaggtgcaatcttactggcagcaatatccttgcctgtgaagccctttttgtgcaaagcaatgatgatggcacgtgtttccttgcaggtaaccatggttgacagaggaagaacaatgattccaagcaccaccctccttttgaagcttccagtcttatttgaactcaatcagcatgacagagtgatctccagccttgtccttgtcaacactcacacctgtgttaacgagagaatcactgacatgatgtcagctggtccttttgtggcagggctgaaatgcagtggaaatgttttttgggattcagttaatttgcatggcaaagagggactttgaattcatctgatcactcttcataacattctggagtatatgcaaattgccatcatacaaactgaggcagcagactttgtgaaaattaatatttgtgtcattctcaaaacttttggccacgactgtacataggcgtacagagagtggcccactatcagcaaccatcactcctgtgttccaatgacacgttgttagctaatccaagtttatcattttaaaaggctaattgatcattagaaaacccctttgcaACGATGTTAGGACAGcttaaaactgttgttctgatttaatgaagcaataaaactgtccttctttagactagttgagtatctggagcatcagcatttgtgagtttgattacaggctcaaatggccagaaacaaagtactttcttctgaaactcctcagtctattcttgttctgagaaatgaaggctattccata belongs to Salvelinus alpinus chromosome 28, SLU_Salpinus.1, whole genome shotgun sequence and includes:
- the LOC139557457 gene encoding NEDD8-activating enzyme E1 catalytic subunit-like isoform X5; the encoded protein is MSLDECALSGFRHIHVVDMDTIDISNLNRQFLFRTKDVGRPKADVAADFINGRVPGCQVVPHFNKIQDFDESFYRQFHIIVCGLDSIIARRWMNGMLISLLSYEDGVLDPSSIIPLIDGGTEGFKGNARVILPGMTACIDCTLELYPPQIHFPMCTIASMPRLPEHCVEYVRMLQWPKDKPFGDGVGLDGDNPEHIQWVFQRAQERAVDYSITGVTYRLTQGVVKRIIPAVASTNAVIAAACSTEVFKIASSTSIPLNNYLVFNIVDGLYTYTFEAERKENCSACSQVPQDLQFPPSAKLQEVLEYLTENSSLQMKSPAITATLDGKNKTLYLQTIASIEERTRPNLCKTLKELGLSDGQELAVADVTTPQTVLFKLKLTS
- the LOC139557457 gene encoding NEDD8-activating enzyme E1 catalytic subunit-like isoform X3; protein product: MADAEEPMAVDGDSRDWDGRWNHVKKFLERPGPFTHPDFEPSIESLGFLLETCKILVIGAGGLGCELLKNLALSGFRHIHVVDMDTIDISNLNRQFLFRTKDVGRPKADVAADFINGRVPGCQVVPHFNKIQDFDESFYRQFHIIVCGLDSIIARRWMNGMLISLLSYEDGVLDPSSIIPLIDGGTEGFKGNARVILPGMTACIDCTLELYPPQIHFPMCTIASMPRLPEHCVEYVRMLQWPKDKPFGDGVGLDGDNPEHIQWVFQRAQERAVDYSITGVTYRLTQGVVKRIIPAVASTNAVIAAACSTEVFKIASSTSIPLNNYLVFNIVDGLYTYTFEAERKENCSACSQVPQDLQFPPSAKLQEVLEYLTENSSLQMKSPAITATLDGKNKTLYLQTIASIEERTRPNLCKTLKELGLSDGQELAVADVTTPQTVLFKLKLTS
- the LOC139557457 gene encoding NEDD8-activating enzyme E1 catalytic subunit-like isoform X4 yields the protein MAVDGDSRDWDGRWNHVKKFLERPGPFTHPDFEPSIESLGFLLETCKILVIGAGGLGCELLKNLALSGFRHIHVVDMDTIDISNLNRQFLFRTKDVGRPKADVAADFINGRVPGCQVVPHFNKIQDFDESFYRQFHIIVCGLDSIIARRWMNGMLISLLSYEDGVLDPSSIIPLIDGGTEGFKGNARVILPGMTACIDCTLELYPPQIHFPMCTIASMPRLPEHCVEYVRMLQWPKDKPFGDGVGLDGDNPEHIQWVFQRAQERAVDYSITGVTYRLTQGVVKRIIPAVASTNAVIAAACSTEVFKIASSTSIPLNNYLVFNIVDGLYTYTFEAERKENCSACSQVPQDLQFPPSAKLQEVLEYLTENSSLQMKSPAITATLDGKNKTLYLQTIASIEERTRPNLCKTLKELGLSDGQELAVADVTTPQTVLFKLKLTS
- the LOC139557457 gene encoding NEDD8-activating enzyme E1 catalytic subunit-like isoform X2, with protein sequence MLETVSSRMAVDGDSRDWDGRWNHVKKFLERPGPFTHPDFEPSIESLGFLLETCKILVIGAGGLGCELLKNLALSGFRHIHVVDMDTIDISNLNRQFLFRTKDVGRPKADVAADFINGRVPGCQVVPHFNKIQDFDESFYRQFHIIVCGLDSIIARRWMNGMLISLLSYEDGVLDPSSIIPLIDGGTEGFKGNARVILPGMTACIDCTLELYPPQIHFPMCTIASMPRLPEHCVEYVRMLQWPKDKPFGDGVGLDGDNPEHIQWVFQRAQERAVDYSITGVTYRLTQGVVKRIIPAVASTNAVIAAACSTEVFKIASSTSIPLNNYLVFNIVDGLYTYTFEAERKENCSACSQVPQDLQFPPSAKLQEVLEYLTENSSLQMKSPAITATLDGKNKTLYLQTIASIEERTRPNLCKTLKELGLSDGQELAVADVTTPQTVLFKLKLTS
- the LOC139557457 gene encoding NEDD8-activating enzyme E1 catalytic subunit-like isoform X1, which encodes MADAEEPEKKRRKIEELTEKMAVDGDSRDWDGRWNHVKKFLERPGPFTHPDFEPSIESLGFLLETCKILVIGAGGLGCELLKNLALSGFRHIHVVDMDTIDISNLNRQFLFRTKDVGRPKADVAADFINGRVPGCQVVPHFNKIQDFDESFYRQFHIIVCGLDSIIARRWMNGMLISLLSYEDGVLDPSSIIPLIDGGTEGFKGNARVILPGMTACIDCTLELYPPQIHFPMCTIASMPRLPEHCVEYVRMLQWPKDKPFGDGVGLDGDNPEHIQWVFQRAQERAVDYSITGVTYRLTQGVVKRIIPAVASTNAVIAAACSTEVFKIASSTSIPLNNYLVFNIVDGLYTYTFEAERKENCSACSQVPQDLQFPPSAKLQEVLEYLTENSSLQMKSPAITATLDGKNKTLYLQTIASIEERTRPNLCKTLKELGLSDGQELAVADVTTPQTVLFKLKLTS
- the LOC139557457 gene encoding NEDD8-activating enzyme E1 catalytic subunit-like isoform X6; translated protein: MADAEEPEKKRRKIEELTEKMAVDGDSRDWDGRWNHVKKFLERPGPFTHPDFEPSIESLGFLLETCKILVIGAGGLGCELLKNLALSGFRHIHVVDMDTIDISNLNRQFLFRTKDVGRPKADVAADFINGRVPGCQVVPHFNKIQDFDESFYRQFHIIVCGLDSIIARRWMNGMLISLLSYEDGVLDPSSIIPLIDGGTEGFKGNARVILPGMTACIDCTLELYPPQIHFPMCTIASMPRLPEHCVEYVRMLQWPKDKPFGVTVLSHRCNSRTDSGEAKAESRASSETQPSLLTQCTINPEASRTNVLEETPYTWRLCQRALRLTRHRSRYCTMGQGHPCRPNTPLTRTMLGQLCAAPWVSRSRPAATVMAGWTRTQNL